One genomic region from Pseudobacteriovorax antillogorgiicola encodes:
- the mvaD gene encoding diphosphomevalonate decarboxylase, with translation MTKQNKTLEYFQPYVAVVPSNIAFLKYWGKSDEALQWPANDSLSMTLSDLHTKTKAQVSEIPEHQVRLNDQEVFREDKVGQKIFKHLDYLAEQLQTREKLIIESSNSFPTGCGIASSASGLGALTLAAVAAWTASPSLEVLASKGFSMDRLIQWARIGSGSACRSLYGGVVHWHRGSCEKEQTVNQAFDESHWPLMDSVVLFSDAEKSVGSTEAHRSAWTSPLFAPRLASLNSRRDAMLQAIEDKNMKFLGPLIEQETLEMHGVIMSATPSVHYFGAETGKFLAWLRERRTALDLDVYFTLDAGPNVHLIYENHLHERVMQLLQETVDSSRILSDHMGAGPVLTVEEV, from the coding sequence ATGACCAAGCAGAATAAAACCTTAGAATATTTTCAGCCGTACGTGGCCGTAGTTCCAAGTAACATCGCCTTTCTCAAGTACTGGGGAAAAAGCGATGAAGCCTTGCAATGGCCAGCTAATGACTCTTTGTCTATGACTCTGTCTGACCTTCATACAAAAACCAAAGCCCAAGTCAGCGAGATTCCGGAACATCAAGTTCGATTGAATGACCAAGAGGTATTTCGTGAGGATAAGGTAGGCCAGAAGATCTTCAAGCACCTCGACTACCTGGCAGAACAACTTCAGACCAGAGAGAAGCTGATTATCGAATCAAGCAATAGTTTCCCCACTGGCTGTGGAATCGCGAGCAGCGCGAGCGGCCTCGGCGCTCTAACCCTTGCAGCAGTCGCTGCCTGGACTGCAAGCCCTTCGTTGGAAGTATTGGCTAGCAAAGGCTTTTCCATGGATCGTTTGATTCAGTGGGCAAGAATTGGCTCCGGCAGTGCTTGTCGTAGCCTTTACGGAGGGGTCGTTCACTGGCACCGCGGTTCTTGTGAAAAGGAGCAAACTGTAAACCAAGCCTTCGACGAAAGTCACTGGCCTCTTATGGATTCCGTAGTTTTGTTCTCTGATGCCGAAAAGTCGGTAGGTTCCACAGAAGCCCACCGCAGTGCCTGGACCAGCCCACTCTTTGCCCCAAGGCTGGCAAGCTTAAATAGCCGACGGGATGCTATGCTGCAGGCGATTGAAGATAAGAACATGAAATTTCTTGGTCCGCTCATCGAGCAGGAAACTCTTGAGATGCATGGGGTCATCATGAGTGCCACACCTTCTGTCCACTACTTTGGAGCCGAGACTGGCAAGTTTCTTGCTTGGCTTCGGGAAAGGCGCACGGCCCTAGACCTGGATGTTTACTTTACTCTTGACGCTGGCCCTAATGTTCACCTGATCTACGAAAATCATCTCCACGAACGAGTGATGCAACTGCTGCAAGAGACCGTAGACTCAAGTCGTATTCTAAGTGATCACATGGGTGCTGGCCCTGTCCTAACTGTTGAGGAAGTTTAG